From one Bordetella genomosp. 9 genomic stretch:
- the hslU gene encoding ATP-dependent protease ATPase subunit HslU has translation MSATSMTPGEIVSELDKYIVGQNRAKRSVAVALRNRWRRQQVAEPLRHEIHPKNILMIGPTGVGKTEIARRLAKLANAPFIKIEATKFTEVGYVGRDVDTIIRDLTEYSIKQTRELEMRRVRSQAEDAAEDRILDALVPPPRTASGDPDRNEESSARQTFRKRLREGKIDDLEVDIEVAQPMPQMDIMGPPGMEEMTEQLRGMFAGLARDKKKSRKLKVKEAYKLLIEEEAAKRVNEDDLRSAAIANVEQNGIVFLDEIDKIAARQESGGAEVSRQGVQRDLLPLVEGTTVNTRYGMVRTDHILFIASGAFHLAKPSDLIPELQGRFPIRVELDSLSAADFVRILSDTDASLTKQYTALLATEDVQLEFTDEGIQRLAELAFSVNEKTENIGARRLYTVMEKLLEDLSFDATASSGGVVRIDAAYVDDKLAEAAGSQDLARYVL, from the coding sequence ATGTCCGCAACGTCCATGACTCCCGGGGAAATCGTCTCCGAACTCGACAAATACATCGTCGGCCAGAACCGCGCCAAGCGCTCCGTCGCGGTCGCCTTGCGCAATCGCTGGCGCCGGCAGCAGGTGGCCGAGCCGCTGCGCCATGAAATCCACCCCAAGAACATCCTGATGATCGGACCGACGGGCGTGGGCAAGACCGAGATCGCGCGGCGCCTGGCCAAGCTGGCCAATGCGCCCTTCATCAAGATCGAAGCCACCAAGTTCACCGAAGTGGGCTACGTCGGCCGCGACGTCGACACCATCATCCGCGACCTGACGGAATACTCCATCAAGCAGACGCGCGAACTGGAAATGCGCCGTGTCCGCTCGCAGGCCGAAGACGCCGCCGAAGACCGCATCCTGGACGCCCTGGTGCCGCCGCCGCGCACCGCCAGCGGCGATCCCGACCGCAACGAGGAAAGCAGCGCGCGCCAGACCTTCCGCAAGCGCCTGCGCGAAGGCAAGATCGATGACCTGGAAGTGGACATCGAAGTCGCCCAGCCCATGCCGCAGATGGACATCATGGGCCCGCCCGGCATGGAAGAAATGACGGAGCAGCTGCGCGGCATGTTCGCCGGCCTGGCGCGCGACAAGAAAAAGTCGCGCAAGCTCAAGGTCAAGGAAGCCTACAAGCTGCTGATCGAAGAAGAAGCCGCCAAGCGCGTCAATGAAGACGACCTGCGCAGCGCCGCCATCGCCAACGTCGAACAGAACGGCATCGTGTTCCTGGACGAGATCGACAAGATCGCCGCGCGCCAGGAAAGCGGCGGCGCCGAAGTTTCCCGGCAGGGCGTGCAGCGCGATCTGCTGCCGCTGGTGGAAGGCACCACGGTGAACACGCGCTATGGCATGGTGCGCACCGACCACATCCTGTTCATCGCCTCGGGCGCCTTCCATCTGGCCAAGCCGTCCGACCTGATCCCGGAACTGCAAGGCCGCTTCCCCATACGCGTCGAGCTCGATTCGCTGTCCGCGGCGGACTTCGTGCGCATCCTCTCGGACACCGACGCGTCGCTGACCAAGCAGTACACGGCCCTGCTGGCCACCGAGGACGTCCAGCTGGAGTTCACCGACGAAGGCATACAGCGGCTGGCCGAGCTGGCGTTCAGCGTGAACGAAAAGACCGAAAACATCGGCGCGCGACGGCTGTACACCGTCATGGAAAAGCTGCTGGAAGATCTGTCGTTCGACGCCACGGCCAGCTCCGGCGGCGTGGTGCGCATCGACGCGGCCTACGTTGACGACAAGCTGGCGGAAGCCGCCGGCAGCCAGGACCTGGCGCGCTACGTGTTGTGA
- the aztA gene encoding zinc ABC transporter ATP-binding protein AztA has product MVVETARAPARISLEAASFGWRGRRAVNEVSGSFMPGTMTAIVGPNGAGKSTLIKGVMGVLRPMSGRVTVSGAGRRDLAWLPQAAELDKSFPITVHELVAMGAWRRVGAWRRYGADERERVRQALEAVGLGGAGDRIVGTLSGGQLQRALFARLLLQDADVLLLDEPFAAVDSHTVDDLMRLLAACHGQGRTIVAVLHDLELVRAHFPHTLLLSGDVVAWGPTAEVLTDANLRTARQLRDRELA; this is encoded by the coding sequence ATGGTGGTAGAGACGGCGCGCGCGCCGGCGCGCATCTCGCTGGAAGCGGCATCCTTCGGCTGGCGGGGACGTCGCGCGGTGAACGAGGTCAGCGGCAGTTTCATGCCCGGGACGATGACGGCGATCGTCGGGCCGAATGGCGCGGGCAAGTCCACCCTGATCAAGGGCGTGATGGGCGTGCTGCGGCCGATGTCGGGGCGCGTGACCGTGAGCGGCGCGGGACGCCGCGATCTGGCCTGGCTGCCGCAGGCGGCCGAGCTGGACAAGAGTTTCCCCATCACCGTCCATGAGCTGGTGGCGATGGGCGCCTGGCGCAGGGTCGGCGCCTGGCGCCGCTATGGCGCGGACGAACGCGAACGCGTGCGGCAGGCGCTGGAAGCGGTCGGCCTGGGCGGCGCGGGCGATCGCATCGTCGGCACGCTGTCCGGCGGGCAGTTGCAGCGCGCCCTGTTCGCGCGATTGCTGCTGCAGGATGCCGACGTGCTCTTGCTGGACGAACCGTTCGCGGCGGTGGACTCCCACACCGTTGACGACTTGATGCGGCTGCTGGCCGCATGCCATGGGCAGGGGCGCACCATCGTCGCGGTGCTGCACGACCTGGAGCTGGTGCGCGCGCATTTTCCGCACACCCTGTTGCTGTCCGGCGATGTCGTTGCCTGGGGGCCGACGGCGGAGGTCCTGACGGACGCCAATCTGCGCACGGCCCGGCAACTGCGCGATCGGGAGCTGGCATGA
- a CDS encoding metal ABC transporter substrate-binding protein, with product MVIGFLKSTMARRAAAWLGGMSLAWCAAFAYAADAPGVATPGVATSGVATPPANAASGPLRVVASFSILGDMTRQIGGEDVQVDTLVGPDGDAHEYEPTPADARALSAAQLLVVNGLNFETWLGRLVKSANFKGATVVASQGVQPRDFGADDVAGQAAEAGVQGGGSAGRGAREGHDAHDAHGAHGAHDVHDAHTDPHAWQSLANGAIYARNIGAALAKADPAHADAYRQRTDAYVARIEALDKQVKQAFAALPPERRRVVTSHDAFGYFGQAYGVTFISTMGISTDAEPSAADLARIIDQVKREKVPAVFLENVSNPRLGQRIAHESGAKLGGTLYSDALARPGLPAATYLGMFQWNLSQFMAALKP from the coding sequence ATGGTGATCGGATTCTTGAAATCGACGATGGCGCGGCGGGCGGCCGCCTGGCTGGGCGGCATGTCGCTGGCCTGGTGCGCGGCGTTCGCGTACGCGGCCGATGCGCCGGGCGTCGCTACGCCGGGCGTCGCTACATCGGGCGTCGCGACGCCGCCCGCCAATGCCGCATCCGGTCCTTTGCGCGTGGTCGCGAGTTTCTCCATCCTGGGCGATATGACCAGGCAGATCGGCGGGGAAGACGTGCAGGTCGATACGCTGGTGGGGCCCGATGGCGACGCGCATGAGTACGAGCCGACGCCGGCCGATGCCCGGGCCCTGAGCGCCGCACAACTGCTGGTGGTCAACGGCCTGAATTTCGAGACCTGGCTGGGCCGGCTGGTGAAAAGCGCGAACTTCAAGGGCGCCACCGTGGTGGCGTCGCAAGGCGTGCAGCCGCGTGACTTCGGCGCCGATGACGTCGCCGGCCAGGCCGCCGAGGCGGGCGTGCAGGGCGGCGGCTCCGCCGGACGCGGCGCGCGTGAAGGGCATGACGCTCATGACGCTCATGGTGCTCATGGCGCGCATGACGTCCACGATGCCCATACCGATCCGCACGCCTGGCAGAGCCTGGCCAATGGCGCGATCTATGCCCGCAACATCGGCGCGGCCCTGGCCAAGGCGGACCCGGCGCACGCCGATGCCTACCGGCAGCGCACGGATGCCTACGTCGCCAGGATCGAAGCCCTGGACAAGCAGGTCAAGCAGGCCTTCGCGGCTTTGCCGCCCGAACGGCGCCGCGTGGTGACGTCCCACGATGCCTTCGGCTACTTCGGCCAGGCGTATGGCGTGACGTTCATTTCGACCATGGGTATCTCCACCGACGCCGAGCCTTCCGCCGCCGATCTGGCGCGCATCATCGACCAGGTCAAGCGTGAAAAGGTGCCCGCGGTGTTCCTGGAGAACGTCAGCAACCCGCGCCTGGGCCAGCGCATCGCGCACGAAAGCGGCGCCAAGCTGGGCGGGACCTTGTATTCCGATGCGCTGGCCAGGCCGGGCTTGCCGGCCGCCACCTACCTGGGCATGTTCCAGTGGAATCTGTCGCAGTTCATGGCGGCGCTGAAGCCCTGA
- a CDS encoding CobW family GTP-binding protein — protein MNTLRSLDEMVPVTILTGFLGAGKTTLLKRILTEYHGRRVAVIENEFGPESIDNDLLVQDSDEEIVELSNGCVCCTVRGDLMRTLSDLKAKRQAGELKFERVILETTGMANPGPVCQTFFMDDDIAEYYRLDAVVTVVDAKHGMATLDAQEESQKQIGFADRILISKRDLVNDADYEALRARVVRINPRAPITPVNFGEVDLKSIIDISGFNLNSILDIDPEFLDQEHPDARHDHDHDHDHAHDHDGDCGPGCGHEHHHHHHAHHNDEIGAFVFRSNKPFDPVRLEEFLGGVVQVYGPDLLRYKGILYMKGVNRRMLFQGVHMMMGAEPGKPWTASEKPSTKMVFIGRKLPQEIFTRGLEQCLAGAS, from the coding sequence ATGAATACCTTGCGCAGTCTGGACGAAATGGTCCCCGTCACGATCCTTACCGGCTTTCTGGGTGCGGGCAAGACCACGCTGCTGAAACGCATCCTGACCGAATACCACGGCCGCCGCGTCGCGGTCATCGAAAACGAATTCGGACCGGAAAGCATCGACAACGACCTGCTGGTGCAGGACAGCGACGAAGAAATCGTCGAGCTCAGCAATGGCTGCGTGTGCTGCACCGTGCGCGGCGACCTGATGCGCACGCTGAGCGACCTGAAGGCCAAGCGCCAGGCAGGCGAACTGAAATTCGAACGCGTCATCCTGGAAACCACCGGGATGGCCAATCCTGGCCCGGTGTGCCAGACGTTCTTCATGGACGACGACATCGCCGAATACTATCGGCTGGACGCCGTCGTCACGGTGGTCGACGCCAAGCACGGCATGGCCACGCTGGACGCGCAGGAAGAATCGCAGAAGCAGATCGGCTTCGCCGACCGCATCCTGATTTCCAAGCGCGACCTGGTGAACGACGCCGACTACGAAGCGCTGCGCGCGCGCGTCGTGCGCATCAATCCGCGCGCGCCCATCACGCCCGTCAACTTCGGCGAAGTGGACCTGAAGTCCATCATCGACATCAGCGGCTTCAACCTGAACTCGATCCTGGACATCGATCCGGAATTCCTCGACCAGGAGCACCCCGACGCCCGCCACGACCATGATCACGATCACGACCATGCTCATGATCATGACGGCGACTGCGGCCCGGGATGCGGTCACGAGCATCACCACCATCATCACGCGCACCACAACGACGAGATCGGCGCCTTCGTGTTCCGGTCCAACAAGCCGTTCGACCCCGTCCGCCTGGAAGAATTCCTGGGCGGCGTGGTCCAGGTGTACGGCCCCGATCTGCTGCGCTACAAGGGCATCCTCTATATGAAAGGGGTGAACCGGCGCATGCTGTTTCAGGGCGTGCACATGATGATGGGCGCCGAGCCCGGCAAACCCTGGACGGCCAGCGAAAAGCCGTCTACCAAGATGGTCTTCATCGGCCGCAAACTGCCCCAGGAAATATTCACCCGGGGACTGGAGCAGTGCCTGGCGGGCGCGTCCTGA
- a CDS encoding Fur family transcriptional regulator: MPTSTPTSEPDSVGAQLDLAETLCAQRGRRLTPIRRKVLELLLRHGRSLKAYDLLEAMRAVHPGAAPPTVYRALDFLMDEGLIHRLDAVNAWTACHDAGGAPHDLLVVCTGCGAVAEVNDPAMGRQLAERVAHTGYALTSHETEIRALCPACQQQRAAGAADHAAHGDGHAHPHRH, from the coding sequence ATGCCCACTTCCACCCCAACGTCTGAACCCGATAGCGTCGGCGCCCAACTGGATCTCGCCGAAACGCTGTGCGCGCAACGCGGCCGGCGCCTGACGCCGATACGGCGCAAAGTGCTGGAGCTGCTGCTGCGCCACGGCCGCAGCCTGAAGGCCTACGACCTGCTGGAGGCCATGCGGGCCGTGCATCCAGGCGCGGCGCCGCCCACGGTCTACCGCGCGCTGGACTTCCTGATGGATGAAGGACTCATCCATCGATTGGATGCCGTCAATGCCTGGACGGCCTGCCATGACGCCGGCGGCGCGCCGCACGACCTGCTCGTCGTCTGCACCGGCTGCGGCGCGGTGGCGGAAGTCAACGATCCGGCCATGGGCCGCCAACTGGCCGAACGCGTCGCCCATACCGGCTACGCCCTGACGTCGCACGAAACCGAGATCCGCGCCTTGTGCCCCGCCTGCCAGCAACAGCGCGCGGCCGGCGCTGCGGACCACGCCGCGCATGGGGATGGCCATGCCCATCCGCATCGCCATTGA
- a CDS encoding metal ABC transporter permease, with protein MTLVDWVVSPFLDYGFMRRALAGSFALAFGAAPLGVFLVLRRMSLMGDAMSHAILPGVAAGFLLSGLSLSAMLLGGIVTGLAVALLAGLVSRLTPLREDASFAAFYLISLGLGVLLVSLRGSNMDLLHVLFGTVLGLDDDALLLVTACATITLLALGGLYRLLVAECLDPGFLRASGGRGSLVHMAFLMLVVFNLVAGFQVLGTLMVVGIMMLPAASARFWTRTAAGQMPLAALLGAAASLAGLLVSYHYSLPASPAIILSAGVVYLVSVACGPQGGLLDLSRRARGAAR; from the coding sequence ATGACCCTGGTCGACTGGGTGGTATCGCCCTTCCTGGATTACGGCTTCATGCGCCGCGCGCTGGCGGGCTCGTTCGCCCTGGCGTTCGGCGCCGCCCCATTGGGCGTGTTCCTGGTCCTGCGCCGCATGAGCCTGATGGGCGATGCCATGTCGCATGCCATCCTGCCCGGCGTGGCCGCCGGATTCCTGCTGTCCGGCCTGTCGCTGAGCGCGATGCTGCTGGGCGGCATCGTCACGGGCCTGGCGGTGGCCCTGCTGGCCGGGCTGGTGTCGCGCCTGACGCCTTTGCGCGAAGACGCCAGTTTCGCGGCGTTCTATCTGATTTCGCTGGGGCTGGGCGTATTGCTGGTGTCGCTGCGCGGCTCGAACATGGATCTGCTGCACGTGCTGTTCGGCACCGTGCTGGGCCTGGACGACGATGCGCTGCTGCTGGTCACCGCCTGCGCGACCATTACCTTGCTGGCGCTGGGCGGGCTGTATCGCCTGCTGGTGGCGGAATGCCTGGATCCCGGCTTCCTGCGCGCCTCCGGCGGCAGGGGCTCGCTGGTTCACATGGCGTTCCTGATGCTGGTGGTGTTCAACCTGGTGGCGGGTTTCCAGGTGCTCGGAACGCTGATGGTGGTCGGCATCATGATGCTGCCCGCCGCGTCCGCGCGGTTCTGGACACGGACCGCGGCGGGCCAGATGCCCCTGGCGGCGCTGCTGGGCGCGGCCGCGTCGCTGGCTGGCCTGCTGGTTTCTTACCACTACAGCCTGCCGGCGTCGCCGGCCATCATCCTGAGCGCGGGCGTGGTTTATCTGGTTTCGGTGGCATGCGGCCCGCAGGGCGGTTTGCTGGATCTATCGCGGCGCGCGCGCGGCGCCGCGCGTTGA
- a CDS encoding GNAT family N-acetyltransferase, with the protein MRELAEYEKLLDIFKATDDSLRASLFGRTPSAECLVAQRTDEQEPALLAYAIWFHNYSSFLSRRGLYLEDVYVRADQRGQGIGGALLRQLAAIAVERGCGRFEWTVLDWNQTAIDFYESLGADVLPEWRIVRVTGAALDKLGRAGTAPLAGQRHA; encoded by the coding sequence ATGCGCGAACTGGCCGAATACGAAAAACTGCTGGATATCTTCAAGGCGACGGATGACAGCCTGCGCGCCTCGCTGTTCGGCCGCACGCCCTCCGCGGAATGCCTGGTGGCGCAGCGCACCGACGAGCAGGAGCCGGCGCTGCTGGCCTATGCGATCTGGTTCCACAACTACTCCAGCTTCCTGTCGCGCCGCGGCCTGTACCTGGAAGACGTCTACGTGCGCGCCGACCAGCGCGGCCAGGGCATCGGCGGCGCGCTGCTGCGGCAACTGGCCGCCATCGCGGTCGAACGCGGCTGCGGCCGCTTCGAATGGACAGTGCTGGACTGGAACCAGACCGCCATCGACTTCTATGAAAGCCTGGGCGCCGACGTATTGCCGGAATGGCGCATCGTCCGCGTGACCGGCGCCGCGCTGGACAAGCTCGGCCGCGCGGGCACCGCGCCGCTCGCGGGCCAGCGGCATGCCTAA
- the xerC gene encoding tyrosine recombinase XerC, whose protein sequence is MDRPLPAPMQAWLAHLAGQRRYSAHTLDGYGRDLRQLAELAGDIPLERLAHGHIRQFVARLHARELGPRSLARALAAWRGFYQWWAPQAGLPGNPVAGVRAPKAPRPLPKALSVEQAQALMDRPAAGGGHDPVALRDQAMLELLYSSGLRLSELTSLDWRYERGADHTSASWLNLDEREVVVLGKGGKQRAVPVGAAAVQALQAWLPARAALLGPRSTPSDAAALFLGARGHRISPRVVQSQLAKLARVAGLPVHVHPHVLRHSFASHVLQSAQDLRAVQEMLGHANITTTQVYTRLDFQHLAQVYDKAHPRAGRKS, encoded by the coding sequence ATGGACCGCCCGCTGCCCGCGCCGATGCAAGCGTGGCTGGCGCACCTTGCCGGCCAGCGCCGTTACTCGGCGCATACGCTGGACGGTTACGGGCGCGATCTGCGGCAGCTGGCTGAACTGGCCGGCGATATCCCGCTGGAACGGCTGGCGCACGGCCATATCCGTCAATTCGTGGCGCGCCTGCATGCCCGCGAGCTGGGACCGCGCAGCCTGGCGCGCGCGCTGGCGGCATGGCGCGGTTTCTACCAATGGTGGGCGCCACAGGCTGGACTGCCGGGCAATCCCGTCGCCGGCGTGCGCGCGCCCAAGGCGCCCCGGCCGCTGCCCAAGGCGCTCTCCGTCGAACAGGCCCAGGCGCTGATGGACCGCCCCGCGGCGGGCGGCGGCCACGACCCGGTGGCGCTGCGCGACCAGGCCATGCTGGAACTGCTCTATTCGAGCGGGCTGCGCTTGTCCGAACTGACCAGCCTGGACTGGCGCTACGAACGCGGCGCCGACCACACGTCGGCAAGCTGGTTGAACCTGGATGAACGGGAAGTCGTCGTGCTGGGCAAGGGCGGCAAGCAGCGCGCGGTGCCGGTGGGAGCCGCCGCGGTGCAGGCCTTGCAGGCCTGGCTGCCCGCGCGCGCGGCGCTGCTGGGCCCGCGCTCCACGCCGTCCGACGCGGCCGCGCTGTTCCTGGGGGCGCGCGGCCATCGCATCTCGCCGCGCGTCGTGCAGTCGCAACTGGCCAAGCTGGCCCGCGTCGCCGGCCTGCCCGTGCACGTGCACCCGCACGTGCTGCGCCATAGTTTCGCCAGCCACGTGCTGCAATCGGCGCAGGACCTGCGCGCCGTGCAGGAAATGCTGGGGCACGCGAACATCACCACCACGCAGGTCTATACGCGCCTGGATTTCCAGCACCTGGCCCAGGTGTACGACAAGGCGCATCCCCGCGCCGGCAGGAAATCCTGA
- the hslV gene encoding ATP-dependent protease subunit HslV — MDQYHGTTIVSVRRGNRVALGGDGQVTLGNIVIKGTARKIRRLYHDKILAGFAGATADAFTLQERFEAKLEKHQGHLMRAAVELTRDWRTDRVLRRLEAMLIVADRDHTLVLTGNGDVLEPEHGLAAIGSGGAYAQSAARALLDHTDMSPEEIVKKSLEIAGEICIYTNQNHLIETLGE, encoded by the coding sequence ATGGATCAATATCACGGCACCACCATCGTCAGCGTGCGGCGCGGCAATCGCGTCGCGCTGGGCGGCGATGGCCAGGTCACCCTCGGCAACATCGTCATCAAGGGGACGGCGCGCAAGATCCGCCGCCTCTATCACGACAAGATCCTGGCCGGCTTCGCCGGCGCCACCGCGGACGCCTTTACCCTGCAGGAACGCTTCGAAGCCAAGCTGGAAAAGCATCAGGGGCACCTGATGCGCGCCGCGGTCGAGCTCACGCGCGACTGGCGCACCGACCGCGTGCTGCGCCGCCTGGAAGCCATGCTGATCGTGGCCGACCGCGACCACACGCTGGTGCTGACCGGCAACGGCGACGTGCTGGAACCCGAACACGGCCTGGCCGCCATCGGCTCCGGCGGCGCCTATGCCCAATCGGCCGCGCGCGCCCTGCTCGATCACACGGATATGTCGCCCGAGGAAATCGTCAAGAAGTCGCTGGAGATCGCCGGCGAGATCTGCATCTATACCAACCAGAACCACCTGATCGAAACGCTGGGCGAATAA
- the dksA gene encoding RNA polymerase-binding protein DksA, whose product MATKAATKKSSKSTNETPVDLPSEQELLAMPESDYMNDRQLAFFKDRLKQLEQDILNNAGETTEHLRETQFVPDPADRATIEEEHALELRTRDRERKLLKKVQQSIARIDSGEYGWCEETGEPIGIPRLLARPTATLSLEAQERREMRQKLYGD is encoded by the coding sequence ATGGCTACCAAGGCAGCAACGAAAAAATCAAGCAAGTCGACGAACGAGACGCCGGTTGATCTGCCCAGCGAACAAGAATTGCTGGCCATGCCCGAATCCGACTACATGAACGATCGCCAACTGGCGTTCTTCAAGGATCGGTTGAAGCAGCTGGAGCAGGACATCCTGAACAACGCCGGCGAGACCACGGAACACCTGCGCGAAACGCAGTTCGTTCCCGATCCCGCCGACCGCGCCACCATCGAAGAAGAACACGCGCTGGAACTGCGCACGCGCGATCGCGAGCGCAAGCTGCTCAAGAAAGTGCAGCAGTCCATCGCCCGCATCGACAGCGGCGAATACGGCTGGTGCGAGGAAACCGGTGAACCCATCGGTATTCCCCGCCTGCTGGCACGTCCCACGGCCACCCTGTCGCTGGAAGCGCAGGAACGCCGCGAGATGCGCCAGAAGCTGTACGGCGACTGA